Genomic window (Marinifilum sp. JC120):
AGAGCCTGCATGTGTGTAATTTTTGGATTGGCCCGCACAACTTCATCCATGCTGGCGGCAACATCCATGGCAAGATCCATGACCGCCCCGGAACAAGCCAGAAAAACAGCAGCAATGTAAATACGGGTCAAATCGAGATGTCCAAACCCGGAATAAAGCAAGGTTTCCGCAAAAGGCATAACAGCACCATGCAGATGCAATTTCCCGGTAAAATAAATGGCCAGCAGGCAACTGGTAAAAACGCCTAGAAACGACCCAACGAAGGCAACGACGCCCTTGCGGTTCAACCCGGCAACCATAAAAATAATAACCGCACAAAGTCCTGCCACAACTGCAAGTGTGATCCAGACCGGGTCCTGACCCTCAAGAAGTGCCGGGACGAGCAGCTTCCAGAGAACCAACGCGGTAAACATAAAAGAAAATAGAGCCTTGGCCCCGGTCCAGCCACCGAAGAGCAGCAGCAGAAATGAAAACAGCAGCAGCATGGTCACTTCAAGATCAATGCGATAATGATCCTGCGGAACGGCAAAAAGCGGTTCTCCATTCTCATTAAAAGTAATCACCGCCAGAGCCTCATCACCTACGATGAAGAGCTTATCTTTATCCATCTGACCAAGAAGTTCATTAGTGCCTTTAAAAATCTGGCCTTTGAATTTCCCCTCAAGCACCTTCATGGTCACGGCCTGCGGGCCTGTTTTTACTATACCGAACTGATCAATATCCGAATTGTCGACCGAAATGATCTCCGCCTTGCAGCGTTCAGCATTTTCTGCAACACGCTGATCAAATTCAGTAGGGATGAAATAAAGAATGGCGGTCAACATTGCAAAGACCGCAACCAGTATAAACTCTCTGTTTTTTAATAATTCGCGCATATTCTCAGGGGGTTAGTTTTATCAGATACACTAAAGGCGGAGTGTCGTACGACACTCCGCCTAAAACAATTAAAGCATTCCCAGATTGCTATTTGGCAGCAAACTCAGCGTTATTGATACCGGCGTGAATTTTGGGAGTCATGCCCATGATAGCCATGATTTTGAAAGCGATATCAACGTTATCGTAGTACCCGTTAAAGGAAGTAGCCCCAACGCCCATGGCAGATGTTGCAACGGGAACACCGGTGTGCTTGTAGGAAGTCCAACCAAGACCTGCGTTGTTATTCAGTACGTGGGTGATGGTTACGGTCAGAGGATCATAACCGCCGTAGAGATTGTACAGTTCGGGATTCTTGAACTTCTTCTCACCCTTCATGGTGCGCTGGTAAGCGTCCTTGAGCATGGCAAGCTGGTAATCTTTTACAACAAGGGGATTCTTTTTGGCATCGCCTTCGAACTCAAGACCGAAAAAGTGAGTGATGGTGGGCTGAAAATCTTCGAAGCTTGCTTTACCTTTGTGTTCGTCCCTCCAAAGTTTAACAACTTCATCCGAAAACTGCTGGAAAGAGATGGTCTGGGAACTAAGCGCATCGTAATAGGAACCGTACTTTGTGCCTGCGAAACCGAGAGTGAGGCCACCGCACTCATGGTCACCGGTTACAACGATGAGAGTTTCTTTAGGGTGTTTTTTAGCGAACTCAACAGCTTCTTTGACGGAGTTATCAAAAGCAATGGTGTTCTTAATGAAAGCGGTTGCATCGTTAGCATGACAGGCCCAGTCAATCTTACCGCCTTCAACCATCAGGAAAAAACCTTCTGGGTTATCGAGCATTTCAATTGCTTTAGAGGTGAATTCAGGAAGAGTGATATCCTGTGGGCGCATGTCCATGGCGTAAGGCAGAGCCTTGGAATCCTGCAACCATGCATTCCATGAAATGACTTTACCGTCAGCAGGTTTAAGAGCCATGAATTCTTCTTTATCAGTTACGACTTTATATCCGGCTCTCTTGATCAGATCGAGAGCATTGCCTTTGAAGTTCTTGGAATTCTTCTTTTTGTTGGTAATATCTTTCAGACCGCCACCGCCGAAGAAATCAAAATTACTTTCAGAGAGAGCAACGTCGATATCATAATACTGACCGCGAGTGGGTACATGAGCGTAAAAAGCTGCGGGGGTTGCGTGGTCAATGGATACGCTGGAAACAATACCTACTTTCTTGCCGTCTGCTTTAGCCATTTCAGCGATTGATTTTACATTCTTCTGTCCGGGACTCATACCGAGCATGCCGATATTTGTTTTCTGGCCGCTGGCAAGAGAAGTTGCAGAAGCTGCGGAACCGGTAATGAACCTGTCAGCAGCGTAAGTGGTGGTCATTCCCTGTGCGGGGAAGGTGTTCATGAGCAACTGTTCACCGGTGAATGCCTCGGTAGCACCTTTCTGAGGCAATCCCATACCGTCACCTATAAAGAGGAAAACGTACTTGGCGGGCTGGCCTTTGTATACGCGGACCTTTTTAGCCTTAGCGTAAGCAGGTGCTGCTACCACAAACATGGCACAGACCATAAGAGCCATCAAAACCTGTAATTTGTTGGAAAATCTCATCACTTTCTCCTGATATTTTTGTTTATTTCAAAACAGGAACCTCATTCCCATTTCACTGGGAAGTATTAACAGGACAATGTGTCTATCAAGTCACAGGAGAAAGAATTTTATGTAAACCAATCACATAAAGAATCTTCAATTAATCATTACGCCTAATAAATTTTTCAACTATCATTAATAATGAAAACAAAATTACCATTGCCTCGTCTCCGTATACACAAACGAAAATTGCATGACACTTTTTGCACATACATATTTTTAAGCTGGACAATTCCACCCTCACTCAGTATACAATAGACAGTTAATATTGTTTAACAAAACAAGGATTGAATCGGTGCATAGAAATTTCATCCCCATCTCATTAGTACTTGCTGTTCTCTTCGGACTGGCTGTAGCCGGTTATATTACTCCTGAAAAAAAAGAACAGATGCCTGTCCGTATTTTATTCAAAAACAGCGGTGGTAAAGTAATTTTCACCCACATACGCCATCACCGGGATTATGAAATCCCCTGCGATAGCTGCCACCATGAGCGGGAAACAAGTGATCAGGAGCCATTGCCCTGCGGTTCCTGCCATCCTGAATCATTCGATAAAAATTATGTACGCGAACATATCCGCTCCTTTCCGGACACCAGTTACTGTGTGAAATGCCATCACGCCGAACTGGGCAAGCTTAATTTCGACCACGCTGCACATGAAGAATATGCTGACGAGGACTGCCAATCCTGCCACCACGACACTGATATTGAAAAAGAACCGCAAAAATGCGGAAACTGCCACACTAATGCAGGAACTGCGGAAATACCAAGTGTAAGGGATGCCGCCCATGACCGCTGCATTGATTGTCATGACGAGATGTTCGAGGCAGGCCTAAAAGGCTGCACTCCATGTCACAAGATGCAGAATATGAAAGACTACTCTGGAGACTTCACCAGTTGCAGCCAGTGCCATCAGGAAAATGATAAGGACCTTGTACTCAACCGGACCAATGCATTTCATGACCAGTGCATGGACTGCCACAAAAAAATGAAACGCGGCCCATACAAAGACAGTGACTGCGCTAAATGCCATTTAAAATAAAGCGGGAAGACTGATTATGAATCCTCTTTTTTCACTTACTCCTTCTGAACGCGGCCCCATAGTCAACACATGGGAGCAGGAACTGGGCGGCCCACTGGTTATCTCCCTTGAAATCACCGGGCTGACTCCCCTTGTGCAACCAAATGAACAAGTGGCAAAAGCCCAGCCGATTGCAAGCGACCCGGCTAGTAAAAGACCTACCGTCCACAGCTCTGTTTCAGGCACGGTGATTGATGTAAAGAAAGACTTCATCACCATCCGAGAGGAAGGAACCCGCGTGGCTCTGCCTTCAGAATTCCTAAGCACTGATCCCCGGACCATGCTTAATGCATTGAGGGAAAACGGCATAAATGTCCGTGGACTTAAAGAAGGCTGTACCCTGATAATAAATGGCCTGCCCCATGAAGCGGGAATGGACGGCCATCGTTTCCTGATTGAGGAGTTCAGCGATGTTATGACTACCGGGCTTAATTATCTGAAAAAGGCCCTCTCCCCTAAAGCATGTGCGCTGGCCTGCCCCACCGGAATGGATTGGACTATTCCCGGCTGCACAGGGCACGAAATTAATCCTGTTTATCCCAACAGTCTCCCGGAGCTGGTTACAAAAGCGATAACCGGAAAAGAATTTCCCCCGGAAGTCTGTGTCATGGACGTGGCTACCCTGTACCGCATTGGCAGAACCATTCATGGATGCCAACCGGTCACCCTTGTTATTATTAAGATAGGCAACACCTCTTTTCTTACTCCGGTGGGTACCCCGGTCGGTGTGCTACTAAAACTGGCCGGATTCAGGCCCGCAAAACATGACCGGGTAATTCTGGGCGGACCATTAACCGGAGAAGCCGTCTACAGCCTGAAACACGGAGTCCGCCCGGACACGCAAGCCATTACGGTACTCAAAGCTGACAGAGGACCTACGGTAAAGGACAATCCCTGTGTTGGCTGTGGCGAATGCGTAATACACTGCCCGGCCCGGCTGGAACCGAACATGATCTCCCGGCATGCGGAATTCGGACTATACGAGAATACCCAAGCCTACAACATAGCCTCCTGCATTGAGTGCGGACTCTGCGGCTATTGGTGCAGGGCGCAAAGACCGCTTCTGCAATACATCCGCCTTGCTAAAAAGGAACTGGCCGCCAAACCGATACTTGAAGATTTGAGGGAGCAACAATGAAGCCACTAAACGGGTCACCCGTACTGACCGTCTCCATTCCTCCCCATGCCCATTGCGGAAGGACTTTCAAACAGGACGCACTTGAGACCATAATCGCCCTGCTTCCGGCTGCGGCTTTCGCCATCTGGCATTACGATATGCTGGCAGTGCGGGTACTGACCCTGTCATGTTTCGCAGCGGTAGTCACTGAAACCATCTGCCTCTATTTCATGAAGCGTAAAATTGAGGCAGACAACTATACCGCCCTCCTTTACGGACTCCTGTTCGGCTTCCTGATTCCCCCGGCATCTCCATGGTGGCTGGTGGCAGCAGGCAGTGCAATTTCAATTTTCATGGGCCGCATGATATTCGGAGGCCTTGGAACCAATCCGCTTTGCGTACCGCTTGTCGGCTGGGCTGTGCTGGCTGTTTCATGGCCGGACCTTATGGATTTCGACATGACCATGCTCGCTTCGGAACTGACTTATCCATTAAGCCAGCTAAAGAACTTCGGGCCGGAAATGCTTGATGAATATCCGCTCAAATCACTATTGCTGGGTTTTCAGCTAGGCGGAACCGGGGCAGCTCAGACCGGGGCTATCATGCTGGGCGGAGTATACCTGCTGGCCCGCAGAATTATCAGGCCCGATATTCCGCTGGCCTTCATTGCCGGGGTGGCAGCTACCGCTGCAATTTATTATTTCATAGATCCTCTGGAATACGGTTCACCTGAGTACCATTTACTCTGCGGATCAACTCTGTTTGGGGCATTCTTTCTGGCAACGGACGGTCCTTCTTCACCTGCGGGACACATTCCCATGCTCATCTACGGATTTATCGCAGGGGCACTGGTTGTCATTATCCGGGTATACGGAATTTACCCGGACGGTGTTCCATTCGCCATACTGCTTGCCAATCTGATGACCCCGCTGGTCGATAAAATCAAACCTGCACCTTTCGGCGGTATAACTAATATTCACTTGCGGAGACGGTCATGAAAGAAGGCTTAAAAATGATCGCAGTGCTGACCCTGATCTGCGCAATGTTCAGCGTCACCCTCGCCACCCTGAAGGAAGCCACTCAGGAACGCATTGAAGAGCAGGTGCTGACCTATGTGCAGGGCCCGGCCATCAATGAAG
Coding sequences:
- a CDS encoding YibE/F family protein is translated as MRELLKNREFILVAVFAMLTAILYFIPTEFDQRVAENAERCKAEIISVDNSDIDQFGIVKTGPQAVTMKVLEGKFKGQIFKGTNELLGQMDKDKLFIVGDEALAVITFNENGEPLFAVPQDHYRIDLEVTMLLLFSFLLLLFGGWTGAKALFSFMFTALVLWKLLVPALLEGQDPVWITLAVVAGLCAVIIFMVAGLNRKGVVAFVGSFLGVFTSCLLAIYFTGKLHLHGAVMPFAETLLYSGFGHLDLTRIYIAAVFLACSGAVMDLAMDVAASMDEVVRANPKITHMQALGSGIRVGRAVVGTMTTTLLLAYSGGFITLLMAFMAQGVPLMNTFNFVYVSAEILKTLVGSFGLVTVAPFTAVVGAFVFIRKNK
- a CDS encoding 4Fe-4S dicluster domain-containing protein, translated to MNPLFSLTPSERGPIVNTWEQELGGPLVISLEITGLTPLVQPNEQVAKAQPIASDPASKRPTVHSSVSGTVIDVKKDFITIREEGTRVALPSEFLSTDPRTMLNALRENGINVRGLKEGCTLIINGLPHEAGMDGHRFLIEEFSDVMTTGLNYLKKALSPKACALACPTGMDWTIPGCTGHEINPVYPNSLPELVTKAITGKEFPPEVCVMDVATLYRIGRTIHGCQPVTLVIIKIGNTSFLTPVGTPVGVLLKLAGFRPAKHDRVILGGPLTGEAVYSLKHGVRPDTQAITVLKADRGPTVKDNPCVGCGECVIHCPARLEPNMISRHAEFGLYENTQAYNIASCIECGLCGYWCRAQRPLLQYIRLAKKELAAKPILEDLREQQ
- a CDS encoding cytochrome C, translating into MHRNFIPISLVLAVLFGLAVAGYITPEKKEQMPVRILFKNSGGKVIFTHIRHHRDYEIPCDSCHHERETSDQEPLPCGSCHPESFDKNYVREHIRSFPDTSYCVKCHHAELGKLNFDHAAHEEYADEDCQSCHHDTDIEKEPQKCGNCHTNAGTAEIPSVRDAAHDRCIDCHDEMFEAGLKGCTPCHKMQNMKDYSGDFTSCSQCHQENDKDLVLNRTNAFHDQCMDCHKKMKRGPYKDSDCAKCHLK
- a CDS encoding alkaline phosphatase, which translates into the protein MRFSNKLQVLMALMVCAMFVVAAPAYAKAKKVRVYKGQPAKYVFLFIGDGMGLPQKGATEAFTGEQLLMNTFPAQGMTTTYAADRFITGSAASATSLASGQKTNIGMLGMSPGQKNVKSIAEMAKADGKKVGIVSSVSIDHATPAAFYAHVPTRGQYYDIDVALSESNFDFFGGGGLKDITNKKKNSKNFKGNALDLIKRAGYKVVTDKEEFMALKPADGKVISWNAWLQDSKALPYAMDMRPQDITLPEFTSKAIEMLDNPEGFFLMVEGGKIDWACHANDATAFIKNTIAFDNSVKEAVEFAKKHPKETLIVVTGDHECGGLTLGFAGTKYGSYYDALSSQTISFQQFSDEVVKLWRDEHKGKASFEDFQPTITHFFGLEFEGDAKKNPLVVKDYQLAMLKDAYQRTMKGEKKFKNPELYNLYGGYDPLTVTITHVLNNNAGLGWTSYKHTGVPVATSAMGVGATSFNGYYDNVDIAFKIMAIMGMTPKIHAGINNAEFAAK
- a CDS encoding RnfABCDGE type electron transport complex subunit D encodes the protein MKPLNGSPVLTVSIPPHAHCGRTFKQDALETIIALLPAAAFAIWHYDMLAVRVLTLSCFAAVVTETICLYFMKRKIEADNYTALLYGLLFGFLIPPASPWWLVAAGSAISIFMGRMIFGGLGTNPLCVPLVGWAVLAVSWPDLMDFDMTMLASELTYPLSQLKNFGPEMLDEYPLKSLLLGFQLGGTGAAQTGAIMLGGVYLLARRIIRPDIPLAFIAGVAATAAIYYFIDPLEYGSPEYHLLCGSTLFGAFFLATDGPSSPAGHIPMLIYGFIAGALVVIIRVYGIYPDGVPFAILLANLMTPLVDKIKPAPFGGITNIHLRRRS